One window of the Archangium primigenium genome contains the following:
- a CDS encoding SET domain-containing protein produces the protein MPASSKTPSRKSSPSTSQPFELRPSSIQGQGAFALRPIKEGERIIEYLGERITQDQADERYDDGAMSRHHTFLFSVDEDTVIDAARNGNDARFINHSCAPNCQAFLEEDRIFIYALRDLAPGEELVYDYGYERTEGMGPDEEALYVCRCGAPECRGTILAPVKKDASARKATQKKKRSSTKKKSSSATKSKTGAKKASKTGVKQASKKASKQASKTSPKRGARG, from the coding sequence ATGCCCGCTTCTTCCAAGACTCCCTCCCGCAAGTCCTCCCCTTCCACCTCCCAGCCCTTCGAGCTGCGCCCCTCGTCCATCCAGGGGCAGGGCGCCTTCGCCCTCCGGCCGATCAAGGAGGGCGAGCGCATCATCGAGTACCTCGGTGAGCGCATCACCCAGGACCAGGCCGACGAGCGCTACGACGATGGCGCCATGTCCCGCCACCACACCTTCCTCTTCAGCGTGGACGAGGACACGGTGATCGACGCGGCCCGCAACGGCAACGATGCGCGCTTCATCAACCACTCGTGTGCTCCCAACTGCCAGGCCTTCCTCGAGGAGGACCGCATCTTCATCTACGCCCTGCGCGACCTGGCGCCCGGCGAGGAGCTCGTCTACGACTACGGCTACGAGCGCACCGAGGGCATGGGGCCCGACGAAGAAGCGCTCTACGTGTGCCGCTGCGGCGCGCCGGAGTGCCGGGGCACCATCCTGGCGCCGGTGAAGAAGGACGCGTCCGCCCGCAAGGCCACCCAGAAGAAGAAGCGCTCCTCCACGAAGAAGAAGTCCTCATCCGCCACGAAGTCGAAGACGGGCGCGAAGAAGGCCTCGAAGACGGGCGTGAAGCAGGCGTCGAAGAAGGCTTCGAAGCAGGCCTCGAAGACGAGCCCGAAGCGCGGCGCGCGCGGCTGA
- a CDS encoding DUF2267 domain-containing protein, whose translation MADMPEKVDEELQLLRERRRMSRCNQSYSRFLEGLETATGLPREQARRVFVSVVCVLEPPLKRETSEEWRARLPVRLQEALWACAERRGMAAAPPSLDALLERVAADIGGDRDHAESVTRAVFATLRAHLSEGEADQVAEALPLEFQSFWGRAC comes from the coding sequence ATGGCGGACATGCCCGAGAAGGTGGACGAGGAGCTCCAACTCTTGCGCGAGCGACGGCGGATGTCGCGCTGCAACCAGTCCTATTCCCGCTTCCTGGAAGGACTGGAGACGGCCACGGGCCTGCCGAGGGAGCAGGCACGGCGCGTGTTCGTCTCGGTGGTGTGTGTGCTCGAGCCGCCCCTCAAGCGGGAGACCTCGGAGGAATGGCGGGCCCGGTTGCCCGTGCGGCTGCAGGAGGCGCTCTGGGCCTGTGCCGAGCGCCGGGGCATGGCCGCCGCGCCCCCCTCCCTGGACGCGCTGCTCGAGCGCGTGGCGGCGGACATCGGGGGAGATCGGGACCACGCCGAGAGTGTCACCCGGGCCGTGTTCGCCACGCTGCGCGCCCACCTGTCCGAGGGCGAAGCGGATCAGGTCGCCGAGGCCCTGCCCCTGGAGTTCCAGTCGTTCTGGGGCCGGGCCTGTTGA
- a CDS encoding efflux RND transporter periplasmic adaptor subunit, which translates to MRSTPKKKLLWILGALVGVAAVGLALLIFTRHRTEKDQRDRLEQAAQLGPRVYVAQVEKADGARTVTLPGDVRAYNQAAIYAKTQGYVREVKVDKGDRVKAGQVLAIIESPETDQQVAVARSDLAVKRRTAVRTRALAESGIVSQQDVDLAEADLEQAGANLKRLRSLQEYQVLRAPFDGVVTARNLDPGALIPDSSTGTPLVEVADPDTLRVIVYAGQDVASFLTPGTEAEIVQDEHPDRVIRTQVTRLSDAFDPRTRTMLAEIQLDNRERTLVPGVFVHVTLHVKAPAQASVPIEAILVRGAKTMVALVQDKQVKLTPVVPGLNDGKTVRLKTPLDEGALVALDLPVELGDGARIQPERRQKRDDTAQAQGGSGDAGKGEPPDKQLGRQQAQRAESEKGGEADTRKK; encoded by the coding sequence ATGCGTTCGACACCCAAGAAGAAGCTGCTGTGGATCCTGGGCGCCCTGGTGGGCGTGGCCGCCGTGGGACTGGCGCTGCTCATCTTCACCCGTCACCGCACGGAGAAGGACCAGCGCGACCGGCTGGAGCAGGCCGCCCAACTCGGGCCCCGGGTGTACGTGGCCCAGGTGGAGAAGGCCGACGGCGCCCGGACCGTGACGCTGCCCGGCGACGTGCGCGCCTACAACCAAGCCGCCATCTACGCCAAGACGCAAGGCTACGTGCGCGAGGTGAAGGTGGACAAGGGCGACCGGGTGAAGGCGGGACAGGTGCTCGCCATCATCGAGTCCCCCGAGACGGATCAACAGGTCGCCGTGGCCCGGAGCGACCTCGCCGTCAAGCGCCGCACCGCCGTGCGCACCCGGGCGCTGGCCGAGTCGGGCATCGTGTCCCAGCAGGACGTGGACCTGGCCGAGGCGGACCTCGAGCAGGCGGGCGCCAACCTCAAGCGGCTGCGCTCGCTCCAGGAGTACCAGGTGCTGCGCGCGCCCTTCGACGGCGTGGTGACGGCGCGCAACCTGGATCCCGGCGCGCTCATCCCCGACTCCTCCACGGGCACGCCGCTGGTGGAGGTCGCGGACCCGGACACGCTGCGCGTCATCGTCTACGCGGGCCAGGACGTGGCCTCCTTCCTGACGCCGGGCACCGAGGCGGAGATCGTCCAGGACGAGCACCCCGATCGGGTCATCCGCACGCAGGTGACACGCCTGTCGGATGCGTTCGATCCGCGCACGCGCACCATGCTGGCGGAGATCCAGCTCGACAACCGCGAGCGCACGCTCGTGCCCGGCGTCTTCGTGCACGTGACGCTTCACGTGAAGGCGCCCGCGCAGGCCTCCGTACCCATCGAGGCCATCCTCGTCCGGGGCGCCAAGACGATGGTGGCGCTCGTGCAGGACAAGCAGGTGAAGCTCACCCCGGTGGTGCCCGGGCTCAACGATGGCAAGACCGTGCGGCTCAAGACGCCCCTGGACGAGGGGGCGCTCGTGGCGCTCGACCTGCCCGTCGAGCTGGGGGATGGGGCGCGCATCCAACCCGAGCGGCGACAGAAGCGGGACGACACCGCCCAGGCCCAGGGCGGGAGTGGGGACGCGGGCAAGGGCGAGCCGCCCGACAAGCAACTCGGGCGTCAGCAGGCCCAGCGCGCCGAGAGCGAGAAGGGGGGCGAAGCCGACACGCGGAAGAAGTGA
- a CDS encoding response regulator, whose product MDDTPANLRALEGLISDLGADVVCASSGDEALRLLLERDFALILLDVQMPGMDGYETAALIRMRERTRHVPIIYITASNRSEVNVTRGYALGAVDYLFKPIVPEILRTKVGVFLELHRRREEVRRQEELLRQAESRAYAQQLTEARAHYAHSLLQQEMERERKVSEAREQRAQELAKLVSEKEQAQAALHESNARLWLLADTASRLLKDPDGRGHLDSVHQQIARHLGLEICLGYLFHEDSQHMELAAHAGLSDEQLTTLRHLSPGEGIASRVAAESQRWVFDDSRPLDSAFDADVAPELGLSALVCYPLRGQDRVLGTLAFGTRSPRTFSEGELSLMQGVCDQVAVALERERLIHALREADRRKDEFLAMLAHELRNPLAPVRTALEVFELRAQQDDKLQRALASANRQVTHMTRLVDDLLDVSRITRGKVEIKPVPVTLADVMEGAIQACEPLIAQRHHALSVTLPPEPVLLNVDPTRMTQVVANLLHNAAKYTPPGGQIALSARRDERELTISVRDTGVGLRPDMLRRVFDLFVQVDPGSDRAQGGLGLGLTLVRSLVEMHGGQVTAHSDGLSQGSEFVVRLPLPTGLAAPLPTLLQSAASAPTRLAPLHILLVEDNPDIRETLRDLLELHGHRVEEAGDGRAAVELVLSLRPQVALVDIGLPEMDGYTVAERVRASAGGAGTRLVALTGYGHPEDRKRALAAGFDAHLVKPVSSDDLSQVLKKLCPAA is encoded by the coding sequence GTGGATGATACGCCCGCCAACCTCCGCGCCCTGGAAGGGCTGATCTCCGACCTGGGAGCGGACGTCGTGTGCGCGTCCTCCGGCGACGAGGCCTTGCGCCTGCTGCTCGAGCGCGACTTCGCGCTCATCCTGCTCGACGTGCAGATGCCGGGCATGGACGGGTACGAGACCGCGGCCCTCATCCGCATGCGCGAGCGCACGCGGCACGTGCCCATCATCTACATCACCGCCTCCAACCGCAGCGAGGTGAACGTCACGCGCGGCTACGCGCTGGGCGCGGTGGACTACCTGTTCAAGCCCATCGTTCCGGAGATCCTCCGCACGAAGGTGGGCGTGTTCCTGGAGCTGCACCGGCGGCGCGAGGAAGTGCGCCGACAGGAGGAGCTGCTGCGCCAGGCCGAGAGCCGCGCCTACGCCCAGCAGCTCACCGAGGCCCGCGCGCACTACGCGCATTCGCTCCTCCAGCAGGAGATGGAGCGCGAGCGCAAGGTGTCCGAGGCCCGGGAGCAGCGGGCCCAGGAGCTCGCGAAGCTGGTGAGCGAGAAGGAACAGGCCCAGGCGGCGCTGCACGAGAGCAACGCGCGCTTGTGGCTGCTCGCGGACACCGCCAGCCGCCTGCTGAAGGATCCGGACGGCCGAGGCCACCTCGACAGCGTCCATCAGCAGATCGCCCGCCACCTGGGCCTGGAGATCTGCCTGGGCTACCTCTTCCATGAGGACTCCCAGCACATGGAGCTGGCGGCCCACGCGGGCCTCTCCGACGAGCAGCTGACCACGCTGCGCCACCTCTCGCCGGGCGAGGGCATCGCGAGCCGGGTGGCCGCCGAGAGCCAGCGCTGGGTGTTCGATGACAGCCGGCCCCTGGACTCGGCGTTCGACGCGGACGTGGCCCCCGAGCTCGGACTCTCGGCGCTCGTGTGCTACCCGCTCCGGGGCCAGGATCGCGTGCTGGGCACCCTCGCCTTCGGCACCCGCTCGCCCCGGACCTTCTCCGAGGGCGAGCTGTCGCTCATGCAGGGCGTGTGCGATCAGGTGGCCGTGGCGCTCGAGCGCGAGCGGCTCATCCACGCGCTGCGGGAGGCCGACCGGCGCAAGGACGAGTTCCTCGCCATGCTCGCCCACGAGCTGCGCAATCCCCTGGCGCCCGTGCGCACCGCCCTCGAGGTCTTCGAGCTGCGCGCCCAGCAGGACGACAAGCTCCAGCGCGCCCTGGCGAGCGCCAACCGCCAGGTGACCCACATGACGCGCCTGGTGGATGACCTGCTCGACGTGAGCCGCATCACCCGGGGCAAGGTGGAGATCAAGCCCGTCCCCGTCACCCTCGCGGACGTGATGGAGGGGGCCATCCAGGCGTGCGAGCCGCTCATCGCCCAGCGCCACCACGCCCTGAGCGTCACGCTGCCTCCCGAGCCCGTGCTGCTCAACGTGGACCCCACGCGCATGACGCAGGTGGTGGCCAACCTGCTGCACAACGCGGCCAAGTACACCCCCCCGGGCGGGCAGATCGCCCTGAGCGCCCGCCGCGACGAGCGCGAGCTCACCATCAGCGTGCGCGACACCGGCGTGGGCCTGCGGCCGGACATGCTCCGCCGCGTCTTCGATCTCTTCGTCCAGGTGGACCCCGGCAGTGATCGGGCCCAGGGCGGCCTCGGCCTGGGGCTCACCCTGGTGCGCAGCCTCGTGGAGATGCACGGCGGCCAGGTGACGGCCCACAGCGACGGCCTGTCCCAGGGCAGTGAGTTCGTCGTGCGCCTGCCGCTGCCCACCGGGCTCGCCGCCCCGCTGCCCACCCTGCTGCAGTCGGCCGCCTCCGCGCCGACCCGGCTGGCGCCGCTGCACATCCTGCTCGTCGAGGACAACCCGGACATCCGCGAGACGCTGCGCGACCTGCTGGAATTGCATGGCCACCGCGTGGAGGAAGCCGGCGACGGCCGCGCCGCGGTGGAGCTGGTGCTGTCCCTGCGGCCCCAGGTGGCCCTCGTGGACATCGGCCTGCCCGAGATGGACGGCTACACGGTCGCCGAGCGGGTTCGCGCCTCGGCCGGTGGCGCCGGAACGCGGCTCGTGGCCCTCACGGGTTATGGCCACCCGGAGGACCGCAAGCGAGCGCTCGCGGCCGGTTTCGATGCCCACCTCGTCAAGCCCGTATCCTCGGACGACTTGTCCCAGGTTTTGAAGAAGCTCTGCCCGGCCGCCTGA
- a CDS encoding alpha/beta hydrolase family protein has product MTLSLFAALALAAAPSHPYSIQDQVTLRRIGDPSVSPDGKRIAFVLRSTDLEANRGRTDLWLVGADGRDARPLTFSPESEGQPTWSPDGQSLFFLSSRGGSSQVFRLSLQGGEAQPVTKLPLDVGAFRLSRDGKWLAVALEVYPDCGASLECSVKRGEERAKKKSTGQVHDTLFARHWDTWRDGRRSHLFVLPVDGSAAPRDVMAGMDADGPSKPFGGPEEFTFTPDGKGLVFTARDVGASEAWSTDLDLFLAPVDGSGKPRKLTEKNRATDTSPVFSPDGKTLAYLAMARPGYESDRLRVVLRSWPDGKERTLAESWDRSAGSLAWSADGKSVLVTADELGQHPVFSLSVATGQARALSGAGSAAEPRALPDGRVVFLRDDLQSPADLYSVRADGGDVRRLTNVNAEALAGIRFGDFEQFSFPGWNGETVRGFMVKPVDFDAKKKYPVAFLIHGGPQGSFGNHFHYRWNPQTYAGRGYVAVMVDFHGSTGYGQAFTDSIREDWGGKPFEDLQKGLEAALQRYAFMDGGRVCALGASYGGFMINWIAGQLPERFRCLVNHDGNLDEKMAYFNTEELWFPEWEHGGTPWEKPEGYTKHNPIDHVAKWKTPMLVIHGGQDFRVVDTQGLGTFTVLQRRGIPSKLLYFPDENHWVVKPANSIQWHDTVLDWLDQWTKNGASASTGTP; this is encoded by the coding sequence TTGACCCTTTCCCTCTTCGCGGCGCTCGCCCTGGCCGCGGCCCCCTCCCATCCCTATTCGATCCAGGACCAGGTGACGCTGCGTCGCATCGGCGACCCGAGCGTCTCCCCGGACGGCAAGCGCATCGCCTTCGTGCTGCGCTCCACGGACCTGGAGGCCAATCGCGGCCGCACGGACCTGTGGCTCGTGGGCGCCGATGGGCGTGACGCGCGCCCGCTCACCTTCTCCCCGGAGAGCGAGGGCCAACCGACCTGGAGCCCCGATGGCCAGAGCCTCTTCTTCCTGTCGTCCCGGGGAGGCTCCAGCCAGGTCTTCCGGCTGTCGCTCCAGGGCGGCGAGGCCCAGCCCGTCACGAAGCTGCCCCTGGACGTGGGCGCCTTCCGCCTGTCCCGGGATGGCAAATGGCTCGCCGTCGCGCTCGAGGTCTACCCGGACTGCGGTGCCTCGCTCGAATGCTCCGTGAAGCGCGGCGAGGAGCGCGCCAAGAAGAAGAGCACGGGCCAGGTCCACGACACGCTCTTCGCGCGGCACTGGGACACCTGGCGGGATGGCCGCCGCTCGCACCTGTTCGTGCTGCCAGTGGACGGCTCCGCCGCGCCGCGGGACGTGATGGCGGGCATGGACGCGGACGGGCCAAGCAAGCCCTTCGGCGGCCCCGAGGAGTTCACCTTCACCCCGGACGGCAAGGGGCTCGTCTTCACCGCGCGCGACGTGGGCGCCTCGGAGGCGTGGAGCACGGACCTGGACCTGTTCCTCGCGCCCGTGGACGGCTCGGGCAAGCCCCGCAAGCTCACCGAGAAGAACCGCGCCACGGACACCTCGCCGGTGTTCAGCCCGGACGGCAAGACGCTGGCCTACCTGGCCATGGCGCGGCCCGGGTACGAGTCGGATCGGCTGCGGGTGGTGCTGCGCTCGTGGCCGGACGGCAAGGAGCGCACGCTGGCCGAGTCCTGGGACCGCTCCGCCGGTTCGCTCGCGTGGAGCGCGGATGGCAAGTCCGTGCTGGTGACGGCGGACGAGCTGGGCCAGCACCCCGTCTTCTCCCTGTCCGTGGCCACCGGGCAGGCGCGGGCCCTCAGTGGCGCGGGCAGCGCCGCCGAGCCCCGGGCCCTGCCGGACGGCCGTGTCGTCTTCCTGCGCGATGATCTCCAGTCCCCCGCGGACCTGTACTCGGTGCGCGCGGATGGCGGTGACGTGCGCCGGCTCACGAACGTCAACGCGGAGGCCCTGGCCGGCATCCGGTTCGGTGACTTCGAGCAGTTCTCGTTCCCGGGCTGGAACGGCGAGACGGTGCGCGGCTTCATGGTGAAGCCGGTCGATTTCGACGCGAAGAAGAAGTACCCGGTGGCGTTCCTCATCCACGGCGGCCCCCAGGGCAGCTTCGGCAACCACTTCCACTACCGGTGGAACCCGCAGACGTACGCGGGCCGGGGCTACGTGGCGGTGATGGTCGACTTCCACGGCTCCACGGGCTACGGCCAGGCCTTCACGGACTCCATCCGGGAGGACTGGGGCGGCAAGCCGTTCGAGGATCTCCAGAAGGGACTGGAGGCGGCGCTCCAGCGCTACGCTTTCATGGACGGCGGGCGCGTGTGCGCGTTGGGCGCGAGCTACGGCGGGTTCATGATCAACTGGATCGCCGGGCAGTTGCCGGAGCGCTTCCGGTGCCTGGTGAACCACGACGGCAACCTCGACGAGAAGATGGCGTACTTCAACACCGAGGAGCTGTGGTTCCCCGAGTGGGAGCACGGCGGCACGCCGTGGGAGAAGCCCGAGGGCTACACGAAGCACAACCCCATCGACCACGTGGCCAAGTGGAAGACGCCCATGCTGGTCATCCACGGCGGGCAGGACTTCCGCGTGGTGGACACGCAGGGCCTGGGCACCTTCACGGTGCTGCAGCGCCGGGGCATCCCCTCCAAGCTGCTCTACTTCCCGGACGAGAACCACTGGGTGGTGAAGCCGGCCAACAGCATCCAGTGGCATGACACGGTGCTGGATTGGCTGGACCAGTGGACGAAGAACGGCGCGTCCGCCTCGACGGGCACGCCCTAG
- a CDS encoding efflux RND transporter permease subunit: protein MALRRPYTVATLCLVIFLLGTLCVTRMRTDVLPTIDLPVVSVVWNYPGLSAEDMERRVVFITERSLSTSVEGVERIESQSIAGIGIVKVYFQPGYDIGAAIAQINASCNSITRGLPPGITPPTLLRFNASNVPVAQLTLSGASEQALYDAGQNFLRVRLFTVPGLQTPAPFGGRQRQVMVDIDPRKLAAAKLSPQDVVTAIQESNVILPAGTARIGTTEFGVALNGSPARIEDFNDIPLKVEGGRTVLLGSVAHVHDGYANQTNIVRVDGQRATYLAILKKSDASTLAVVESARELLPTLKGLAPEGTELRLDFDQSVFVRAAIHSVLTEALIAAGLVSLMILFFLGSWRSTLVVATSIPVAILVGIIGLFLTGQTLNVMTLGGLALAIGMLVDDATVEVENIHRNRGEGKGLTQAILDGARQVALPALAATATLCIVFFPVVLLTGPARFLFVPLALAVVFPLAASYLLSRTLVPALARKLMRGEEHGASARPRRGWRGRLENGARRFNHWRDTRFERFQKGYAAALSTALAHRGWVLGTFGALSVIAAALMVFVVGMDFFPSVDSGQMRLHVRAPVGTRLEETERRVAEVELALRDIIPAEELALITDTIGVPTSYNLAYVQSDNVASNDAEVRVELAPGHTHVSHYLRRLREELPRRFPDLQFYFLDADIVSQVLNFGLSSPIDIQVKGRDSDKALEIAQQVAERVKRIPGAVDVRINQAYDRPTLFLEVDRQRALALDVTERDVANSLLTSLSSSLLTAPSNWVNPETSVNYSVVVQTPLEQVSSVDALLATPVSPAAGLSPATGTTPGADTAPYLGALAQLRTTTQRASIRHETAQPVVNVQCAVQDRDLGSVARDIQRAVDGIELPERMEIEIRGQSESMFTSFGSLGLGLVLAILLVYFLLVILFQSWVDPLVILTAVPGALIGILWMLSITGTSLNVESFMGTIMAVGIAVSNSILLVSFANQTRQEDEGRDLSAREAVQHAAHTRLRPVLMTALAMILGMLPMALGLGEGGEQNAPLGRAVIGGLLVATCVTLFVVPVVYSLLRKKAPTTLSLDEELEREAHADEDDAPHGPGPYRSPPSADHPLHS from the coding sequence TTGGCCCTGCGGCGCCCCTACACGGTCGCGACGCTCTGTCTCGTCATCTTCCTGCTGGGCACGCTCTGTGTGACGCGGATGCGCACGGACGTGCTGCCCACCATCGATCTGCCGGTGGTGTCGGTGGTGTGGAACTACCCGGGCCTGTCCGCGGAGGACATGGAGCGCCGGGTCGTCTTCATCACCGAGCGCTCCCTGTCCACGAGCGTGGAGGGCGTCGAGCGCATCGAGTCCCAGTCCATCGCGGGCATCGGCATCGTCAAGGTGTACTTCCAGCCGGGCTATGACATCGGCGCGGCCATCGCGCAGATCAACGCCTCGTGCAACTCCATCACCCGGGGCCTGCCGCCCGGCATCACGCCGCCCACGCTGCTGCGCTTCAATGCCTCGAACGTGCCGGTGGCGCAGCTCACGCTGTCGGGCGCGTCCGAGCAGGCCCTCTACGACGCGGGGCAGAACTTCCTGCGCGTGCGGCTGTTCACCGTGCCCGGCCTGCAGACGCCCGCGCCCTTCGGTGGCCGACAGCGCCAGGTGATGGTGGACATCGATCCGCGCAAGCTCGCGGCCGCGAAGCTGTCCCCCCAGGACGTCGTCACGGCCATCCAGGAGTCCAACGTCATCCTCCCCGCGGGCACCGCGCGCATCGGGACGACCGAGTTCGGCGTGGCCCTCAACGGCAGCCCCGCCCGCATCGAGGACTTCAACGACATTCCCTTGAAGGTGGAAGGGGGGCGCACGGTGCTGCTGGGCAGCGTGGCACACGTGCATGACGGCTACGCGAACCAGACCAACATCGTGCGCGTGGACGGGCAGCGCGCCACCTATCTGGCCATCCTCAAGAAGAGCGATGCCTCCACGCTCGCGGTGGTGGAGTCCGCGCGTGAGCTGTTGCCCACGCTCAAGGGCCTCGCGCCCGAGGGCACGGAGCTGCGGCTGGACTTCGATCAATCCGTCTTCGTGCGCGCCGCCATCCACAGCGTGCTCACCGAGGCGCTCATCGCCGCCGGGCTCGTGTCGTTGATGATCCTGTTCTTCCTGGGCAGCTGGCGCAGCACCCTGGTCGTGGCGACGTCCATCCCGGTCGCCATCCTCGTGGGCATCATCGGCCTGTTCCTCACCGGGCAGACCCTCAACGTCATGACGCTGGGCGGGCTCGCGCTCGCCATCGGCATGCTCGTGGACGACGCCACCGTGGAGGTGGAGAACATCCACCGCAACCGGGGCGAGGGCAAAGGGCTCACCCAGGCCATCCTGGACGGCGCGCGGCAGGTGGCGCTCCCCGCGCTCGCGGCCACGGCCACGCTCTGCATCGTCTTCTTCCCGGTGGTGCTGCTCACGGGCCCCGCCCGCTTCCTCTTCGTGCCCCTGGCGCTCGCGGTGGTGTTTCCGCTCGCGGCCTCCTACCTGCTGTCGCGCACGCTCGTCCCGGCGCTCGCGCGCAAGCTCATGCGCGGGGAGGAACACGGCGCTTCCGCCCGTCCCCGGCGGGGGTGGCGCGGCCGGCTGGAGAATGGGGCCCGGCGCTTCAACCACTGGCGCGACACGCGCTTCGAGCGCTTCCAGAAGGGCTACGCGGCGGCCCTGTCCACGGCGCTCGCGCACCGGGGCTGGGTGCTGGGCACGTTCGGCGCGCTCTCCGTCATCGCCGCGGCCCTGATGGTGTTCGTGGTGGGCATGGACTTCTTCCCCTCGGTGGACAGCGGCCAGATGCGGTTGCACGTGCGGGCGCCCGTGGGCACCCGCCTGGAGGAGACCGAGCGCCGCGTGGCCGAGGTGGAGCTGGCCCTGCGGGACATCATCCCCGCGGAGGAATTGGCCCTCATCACCGACACCATCGGCGTGCCCACCTCGTACAACCTCGCCTACGTCCAGAGCGACAACGTGGCCAGCAACGACGCCGAGGTGCGGGTCGAGCTCGCGCCCGGCCACACCCACGTGTCGCACTACCTGCGGCGGCTGCGCGAGGAGCTGCCCCGGCGCTTTCCGGACCTCCAGTTCTACTTCCTGGACGCGGACATCGTGAGCCAGGTGCTTAACTTCGGCCTGTCCTCGCCCATCGACATCCAGGTGAAGGGCCGCGACTCGGACAAGGCCCTGGAGATCGCGCAGCAGGTGGCCGAGCGCGTCAAACGCATCCCAGGCGCGGTCGATGTGCGCATCAATCAGGCGTACGACCGGCCCACGCTCTTCCTGGAGGTGGACCGGCAGCGGGCCCTGGCGCTCGACGTCACCGAGCGCGACGTGGCCAACAGCCTGCTCACCTCGCTCTCCTCCAGCCTGCTCACCGCGCCGAGCAACTGGGTCAACCCCGAGACGAGCGTGAACTACAGCGTCGTCGTCCAGACGCCCCTGGAGCAGGTGTCGAGCGTGGACGCGCTCCTGGCCACGCCGGTGAGTCCCGCGGCCGGACTCTCCCCGGCCACGGGCACCACACCCGGCGCGGACACGGCGCCGTATCTCGGGGCGCTCGCCCAGTTGCGCACCACGACGCAGCGGGCCTCCATCCGCCACGAGACGGCCCAGCCCGTGGTGAACGTGCAGTGCGCCGTGCAGGACCGCGACCTGGGCTCCGTGGCGCGGGACATCCAGCGCGCCGTGGACGGCATCGAGTTGCCCGAGCGCATGGAGATCGAGATCCGCGGGCAGAGCGAGAGCATGTTCACCTCGTTCGGCAGTCTCGGCCTCGGGCTGGTGCTGGCCATCCTCCTGGTCTACTTCCTGCTCGTCATCCTCTTCCAGTCGTGGGTGGACCCGCTCGTCATCCTCACGGCGGTGCCCGGCGCGCTCATCGGCATCCTGTGGATGCTCTCCATCACCGGCACCTCGCTCAACGTGGAGTCCTTCATGGGCACCATCATGGCGGTGGGCATCGCCGTGAGTAACAGCATCCTGCTCGTGAGCTTCGCCAACCAGACGCGCCAGGAAGACGAGGGTCGGGACCTGTCCGCGCGGGAGGCCGTCCAGCACGCGGCGCACACGCGGCTGCGGCCGGTGTTGATGACCGCCCTGGCGATGATCCTCGGCATGCTGCCCATGGCCCTGGGGCTGGGGGAGGGTGGCGAGCAGAACGCCCCCCTGGGCCGCGCGGTGATTGGCGGCCTGCTGGTGGCCACCTGCGTGACGCTCTTCGTGGTGCCCGTCGTGTACTCGCTCCTGCGCAAGAAGGCGCCCACCACCCTCTCGCTGGACGAGGAGCTGGAGCGCGAGGCTCACGCGGACGAAGACGATGCCCCGCACGGTCCGGGGCCCTACCGCTCGCCGCCTTCCGCGGACCACCCGCTGCATTCCTGA
- a CDS encoding helix-turn-helix domain-containing protein: MDDTPQPNLGVQLRAARLRLELTQEQVARAVGFVPTVYGRIERGDMLPSVPKLRELCVVLGVSADTLLSLALTAGAPDTPRAEEAAEMPPALRRLTTLVRDLPPSRLRLFRVALQTLLEPPEQPDSDET; encoded by the coding sequence ATGGATGACACGCCGCAACCCAATCTGGGCGTCCAACTCCGAGCGGCCCGGCTCCGGCTGGAGCTCACCCAGGAGCAGGTGGCCCGCGCGGTGGGCTTCGTGCCCACCGTCTATGGACGCATCGAGCGGGGCGACATGTTGCCCAGCGTCCCCAAGCTGCGCGAGTTGTGCGTGGTGCTGGGGGTCTCGGCCGACACGCTCCTGTCCCTGGCCCTCACGGCGGGCGCACCGGACACCCCTCGCGCCGAGGAGGCCGCGGAGATGCCGCCCGCGCTCCGGCGGCTCACCACGCTCGTGAGGGATCTGCCGCCCTCGCGCCTGCGCTTGTTCCGCGTGGCGCTGCAGACCCTGCTCGAACCCCCCGAGCAGCCAGACTCGGACGAGACGTGA
- a CDS encoding DUF423 domain-containing protein yields MRLWLILGAASAFLSVAAGAFGAHALRARLTPDLLTIFETAARYHMYHSLGMIAIGLLGQWRPSPLLTGAGWALVVGILLFSGSLYAMALSGVRALGAITPLGGLGFLLGWLLFAVAAWRHAN; encoded by the coding sequence ATGCGGCTGTGGCTCATTCTCGGCGCGGCAAGCGCATTCCTGTCCGTGGCGGCGGGAGCATTCGGTGCACATGCGCTGCGCGCGAGACTTACTCCGGACTTGCTGACCATCTTCGAGACCGCCGCGCGCTACCACATGTACCACTCGCTGGGGATGATCGCGATCGGTCTGCTCGGGCAGTGGCGTCCCAGTCCCCTGCTGACGGGGGCGGGATGGGCGCTGGTGGTGGGCATCCTCCTGTTCTCGGGCAGCCTGTACGCGATGGCGCTCTCGGGCGTGCGCGCGCTGGGCGCCATCACCCCGCTGGGGGGCCTGGGCTTCCTGCTGGGGTGGCTGTTGTTCGCCGTCGCCGCCTGGCGGCACGCGAACTGA